AACATTGGCCTGTCAGAAAACAATATTCTTAAAGATGGCGATTGCTCCTTTGGACTCCATCTGGCTGTCATGCTTTGTTCACTTGTATTTACAGGCATGAAAATCATTCCGTTCATAGGGACAGTACGACCGCTCACATGCAAATTCGGGTATTGTCTTGGGTTGTATGTGTGCTGTCCTTACTGGAAAATGTGTGGGAAAAcaatctcttcttctctgcaggtGGCACCATGGGTGTGTTATCCACGCTGATGAGGGGTCTGATAAGAGGAGCGGACCGAATGGCGGAGTTCACAAGCAAGCGGGGATCAAGGACTCATAATAAAGGCAGGGGTGCAAGGCCGACTGGACAGAGGCTCTCCAGCCGAAAGTTTATGGCCATCCGGGCCATGATCCCTGAGTTCGTGGTGCCTAACTTAGAGGGATTCAAACTGAAACCCTATGTATCATATCGCTCCCCGAGAGGAACAGAGCCTCCACTCACAGCAGAACGTGTGTTTGCTGAGGTCGTGGCCCCTCACATCAGGAAAGACTTTGAAGAGGGCACTTTCAGCAAAGAACACTTGGAGAAGTATGGATGGGAGCCCACACAGGAGGGGAAGCTCTTCAAGCTTTATCCCAAGAACTATGTGCGTTAAAAATGTGCTCGGTGTCATGGATTCCCAAAGAAAGgcacagactgagacagaaagCTGAAACCTACTGACGTCTCACCTTGAGGAAGTGACACATCAGTCCTAAAGTGACTGTGGACTGTGTGTTATTATATTCTGTTACATGATCATTGGGCCAAATAAGTTATGGGGCTGTGATTCACACTGTAGAATTGTGCGTTGATCATTGGAAAGAACAGTTGA
This Chaetodon auriga isolate fChaAug3 chromosome 5, fChaAug3.hap1, whole genome shotgun sequence DNA region includes the following protein-coding sequences:
- the mrpl41 gene encoding large ribosomal subunit protein mL41, which translates into the protein MGVLSTLMRGLIRGADRMAEFTSKRGSRTHNKGRGARPTGQRLSSRKFMAIRAMIPEFVVPNLEGFKLKPYVSYRSPRGTEPPLTAERVFAEVVAPHIRKDFEEGTFSKEHLEKYGWEPTQEGKLFKLYPKNYVR